A segment of the Micromonospora sediminicola genome:
TGTCGCCGCGACGTTTCCTCCGCCGCCAGACTTGGCGACCGGCCGGACCTCACGAGGGTCCGGCCTTCGTCATGTCGCTGTCGTCAACGGGGGAGATCGTCGTGGCTCTCGGCGCCACGTTCGCCGCGCTGCGCCACCGGAACTACCGGATCTGGGCGGGCGCCGGCTTCGTGTCGGTCACCGGCACCTGGATGCAGGTGCTCGGCGTCAACTGGTTCGTGCTCGCGGAGACCGGCTCCGCCACCTCGATGGGCCTCACCGTCCTGCTCCAGGCGCTGCCCACGCTGCTGCTCAGCGTGTGGGGCGGCGCACTGGCCGACCGCCTGCCCGCCAAGCCGCTGCTGGTCACCGCGCAGGCGGCGCACGCGGTGCTGGCCGCCGGTCTGGCCGTGGTGGCGCTCACCGGCGCCGGAGGTCTGCCGGCCGTCTACGCGATCTCGCTGGCCACCGGCGCGGTGTCGGCGATCGAGGGGCCGGTGCTGGGCCGCTGGGCGTCCACCCTGGTGGACCGGGAGAGCCTCGGCAACGCGCTCGCGCTCGGTTCGTTGACCAACTCCGCCGGGCGGATCCTCGGCATGAGCGTGGGCGCCGTGGTGGTCGCCGCCGTCGGCCCGGCGCTGCTGTTCGCCGTCAACGCGGCCAGCTTCGTGGCGGTCGTGGTCGCGCTGCTGGCCGTACGCGAGGGGGAGCGGCACACCGGCGGGCCGGTGGCGGCCGACGCGGGCCCGGCGGACGGCGGGATCTGGGCCGGGTTCCGCTACCTGCGGGGTCAGCCGGTGGTGCTGGTCGCGCTGGCGCTGTCGTTCGTGCTGGGCAGTCTGGGCCGCAACTACCAGGTGACCATGGCGGCGATGAGCGACGGGCCGCTGGGCGGCGGCGCGTCCGGCTACGGCTTCCTGTCCACCGTCTTCGCCGTCGGCGCGGTGCTCGGCGCGCTGGTCGCGGCCCGCCGCGCCGAGCTGGGCTACGCGGTGCTGGTCGGCGCGGGGCTGCTCGCCAGCGCGCTGCAGATCGTGGCCGGGCTGGCCCCGGGCACGGCGAGCTTCGCCGCGGTGATCCTGCCGGTGGCGGCGGCGGCCGTGGTCATCGACACCACGGTCGGCGCCCGCGCGCAGCTGGACACCGACTACGCGATGCGCGGGCGGGTGCTGGCGGCGCTCGCGGTCACCGGCTCGGTCGCCGCCGCGGTGGGCGCGCCGTTGCTGGGTTGGTTGGCCGAGCACGCCGGCCCCCGCCAGACGCTGGTGCTGGCCGGCGCGGTCAGCGCCGTGGCGACGCTCGCGGCCGGGGTGGCGCTGGACCGGCTGCGCGAGCGCCGGCTGGTCCGGACGCCGGTCGCGGTGCGTCGTCCGGTCCGTCGGCTCGCACTCGTGCCGCCCGCGGTGCGGCGTCCGGTCCGTCGGCTCACGCTCGTGCTGCCCGCGGTGCGTCGTCCGGTCCGTCGGGTGGCGGCGAGCGCCGTCCGGGTGGTGCGGCCGGTCCGGCGTGCCGTGCCGGTCCCGTCCGGGCCGACTCCGACCGTCGCGGCGGGTGTCGCGCCGACCGTCATGGCCGGTCGGCCGGTCCCGGCGTCACGGCCCGGGGTCCGTCCCGGCACGGCCCGGCCGGCGTCGGCCGCCGCCCGGGTGGACGCGGGCCGCCGCTGAGGTGGGCCACGTCATGCCCGCCGGGGCCCCGCCGGCACGATGATCATCGTTACGCTGCGGGCATGGACGTCGAGGTACGCCTGCGGCGCATCCGCCGCTGGCTCTGGGTCGTGGTGGTGGGGCTCTTCCTCAGCGGGGTGACCGCGTTCCCGCTGGAGATCGAGGTCCGGTGGTTGCTCGCGGCGCTCGACCCGCTCGCCGGGCGGCTCCCGGCGCTGGTCGGCTGGATCGAGCGGGTCCACGACGGGCTGGTGGCCGCCGACCGGGACTACCCGTTCCTGCTCTACGGCACCGACTGGCTGGCGTTCGCCCATCTGGTGCTGGCGGTGGCGTTCTGGGGGCCGCTGCGCGACCCGGTGCGCAACGTCTGGGTGGTCCAGGTCGGAATGATCGCCTGCGCCGGCATCGTGCCGCTGGCCCTGATCTGCGGCCCGATCCGGGGCATCCCGTGGTTCTGGACGCTCGTCGACCTCTCGTTCGCGGTCGGCGCGTTCCCGCCGCTCTGGTTCGCCTACCGGCACATCCGCGCGGTCGAGGCGGCCCGCACGCCGGCGACGCCGGTCGGGACGCCCGCGCCGGCGGCCGGCTGACCGGGGCCGTACCCGGCCGCAGCGGGGACCACGGACCCGGGGGCCGGCCCGGCCGGGCCCGCCCCGCCGGTGGGGGAGCGGGCCCGGCCGGTGCCGGTCAGCGGCCGAGCAGGTCGTGCGCGGCCCGGATCTTCGCCCAGGAGGCGGGTCGGGCCGGGGCCGAGGTCGCCCGCGCGGTGGCGCCCACCTCGGGGCGACCGGCGGTGAACAGCCAGGTGGTGAACACCGCGTCCAGGTCGCGACCGGAGACGCGCTCCGCGAGCGCCTGGAACTGCTCGATGGTGCCGTTGCCGTACTGGCGCTGCGCGGTCCAGGCGCGCAGGATCCGGAAGAACGCCGGATCGCCGACGGCCAACCGGATCTGGTGCAGCGCCATCGCGCCCCGGTCGTAGACGGCGTCGTCGAAGATCCGGTCGGCGCCCGGGTCACCGGGGAGCACCTGCCAGAACTCCGAGTCGGCCGGGTAGCTGGAGTAGGTGAAGTCGAACAGCTCCTGGGCGGTGCCCTCGTCCTGCTCCTCCGACCAGA
Coding sequences within it:
- a CDS encoding MFS transporter; this encodes MALGATFAALRHRNYRIWAGAGFVSVTGTWMQVLGVNWFVLAETGSATSMGLTVLLQALPTLLLSVWGGALADRLPAKPLLVTAQAAHAVLAAGLAVVALTGAGGLPAVYAISLATGAVSAIEGPVLGRWASTLVDRESLGNALALGSLTNSAGRILGMSVGAVVVAAVGPALLFAVNAASFVAVVVALLAVREGERHTGGPVAADAGPADGGIWAGFRYLRGQPVVLVALALSFVLGSLGRNYQVTMAAMSDGPLGGGASGYGFLSTVFAVGAVLGALVAARRAELGYAVLVGAGLLASALQIVAGLAPGTASFAAVILPVAAAAVVIDTTVGARAQLDTDYAMRGRVLAALAVTGSVAAAVGAPLLGWLAEHAGPRQTLVLAGAVSAVATLAAGVALDRLRERRLVRTPVAVRRPVRRLALVPPAVRRPVRRLTLVLPAVRRPVRRVAASAVRVVRPVRRAVPVPSGPTPTVAAGVAPTVMAGRPVPASRPGVRPGTARPASAAARVDAGRR